In Dasypus novemcinctus isolate mDasNov1 chromosome 10, mDasNov1.1.hap2, whole genome shotgun sequence, one DNA window encodes the following:
- the CARNS1 gene encoding carnosine synthase 1 isoform X1, with amino-acid sequence MLSLDLQGPEWDCPLGSKDLEEEQGPWGGGSGLPPAGCFPGSWRQDVGLDCKGSPEGAAARAWTAYYYSLLQSCLQHAGLPETQDRSQAPRTGCPGAEVTLCVLGSPSTFLPVLLEGGIQSPGNMLLCLSPAWLTKVPAPGHPGEAALLVSKAVSFHPGGLTFLDDFAPPRRATYFLAGLGPGPGRGREAAELARDLACPTGASAELARLLEDRLLTRRLLAQQGGVAVPATLAFTYKPPALLRGEEVSPGLRLVELSGKEGQEALVTEEVGAFLHSEGLGDTLQVAVKLSGWRWRGRQAWRLHPRAELGTVVDTVLALLEKLEEEESVLVEAVCPPARPPFPGESPPGHPGLGTRLCRQAAALGSASPSSPGSPPPGPELAVRICALVCRTQGDRPLLSKVVCAVGRGDRPLRHQSCLPRTLEVALAQCGLGEAAQAADVRRRVKAAAEAALAAVLALEAGLSAEQRGGRRARTDFLGVDFALTVAGRALTPVALELNGGLCLEACGALEGLWAAPRPGPAADEEAAAAPLVETMLRRSARGLMEGKQLLLVGAGGVSKKFVWAAARDYGLKLHLVESDPNHFASQLVQTFIHFDVTEHRRDEENARLLAELVRARGLQLDGCFSYWDDCLVLTALLCQELGLPCSPPAAMSLAKQKSRTQLHLLRRHGPPWPAPSLHAVPCCPLKSEADVEQAARQVPLPGVMKLEFGAGAVGVRLVEDMSQCQEHFSRIARDLQGEADHPGIGLGWGNAMLLMEFVEGTEHDVDLVVFGGRLLAAFVSDNGPTRLPGFTETAACMPTGLAPEQEAQLVQAAFRCCLGCGLLDGVFNVELKLTGVGPRLIEINPRMGGFYLRDWILELYGVDLLLAAAMVACGLRPALPARPRARGHLVGVMCLVSQHLRALSSTASREVLQALHDQGVLRLNLLEEALVPGEYEEPYCSVACAGPTPAEARLRLLGLCQGLGIDGPHYPVAHFLSHFK; translated from the exons ATG CTCTCCCTGGATCTGCAGGGTCCCGAGTGGGACTGCCCCCTGGGCTCCAAGGACCTGGAGGAAGAGCAGGGCCCGTGGGGAGGGGGCTCCGGCCTGCCGCCTGCGGGCTGCTTTCCTGGCTCCTGGCGCCAGGACGTGGGCCTCGACTGCAAGGGTTCGCCCGAGGGCGCCGCGGCCCGGGCCTGGACTGCCTACTACTACAGCCTCCTGCAGAGCTGTCTGCAGCATGCCGGCCTCCCTGAGACCCAGGACCGCAGCCAGGCGCCCCGCACAG GCTGCCCTGGGGCCGAGGTGACCCTGTGCGTCCTGGGATCCCCCAGCACCTTCCTGCCCGTGCTGCTCGAGGGTGGGATCCAGAGCCCTG GAAACATGCTCCTGTGCCTGTCTCCTGCTTGGCTGACGAAGGTGCCAGCCCCTGGGCATCCGGGCGAGGCCGCCCTCCTGGTCTCCAAGGCCGTGAGCTTCCACCCCGGAGGACTGACCTTCCTGGATGACTTTGCCCCCCCTCGCCGTGCCACCTACTTCCTGGCAGGCCTGGGGCCGGGGCCCGGCAGGGGTCGGGAGGCAGCCGAGCTGGCCCGCGACCTGGCCTGCCCCACGGGAGCCTCGGCCGAGCTGGCCCGGCTGCTGGAGGACCGGCTGCTGACCAGGCGGTTGCTGGCCCAGCAGGGTGGCGTGGCCGTGCCAGCTACCCTGGCTTTTACCTACAAGCCGCCGGCGCTGCTGCGGGGCGAGGAGGTCAGCCCGGGACTGCGGCTGGTGGAGCTGAGTGGCAAAGAGGGCCAGGAGGCACTGGTGACGGAGGAAGTAGGGGCCTTTCTGCACTCCGAGGGCCTAGGGGACACCCTGCAG GTGGCCGTGAAGCTCAGCGGGTGGCGCTGGCGGGGGCGGCAGGCCTGGCGTCTGCACCCCCGGGCAGAGCTGGGCACAGTGGTGGACACCGTGCTGGCACTGCTGGAgaagctggaggaggaggagagcgTCCTGGTGGAGGCCGTgtgcccgcccgcccggccgccCTTCCCAGGTGAGAGCCCCCCGGGCCACCCAGGGCTGGGAACCCGGCTCTGCCGCCAGGCTGCAGCGCTGGGCTCGGCCTCACCGTCTTCCCCAGGTAGTCCCCCACCCGGCCCCGAGCTGGCTGTGCGGATCTGTGCCTTGGTGTGTCGCACACAGGGCGACCGGCCTCTGCTGAGCAAG GTGGTGTGCGCCGTGGGCCGCGGGGACCGGCCGCTGCGGCACCAGAGCTGCCTGCCGCGGACGCTGGAGGTGGCGCTGGCGCAGTGCGGCCTGGGCGAGGCGGCGCAGGCGGCGGACGTGCGGCGGCGCGTCAAGGCGGCGGCCGAGGCCGCGCTGGCCGCCGTGCTGGCCCTGGAGGCCGGCCTGAGCGCCGAGCAGCGCGGCGGGCGCCGGGCCCGCACCGACTTCCTCG GCGTGGACTTCGCGCTGACGGTGGCGGGCCGCGCGCTGACGCCCGTGGCCCTGGAGCTGAACGGCGGCCTGTGCCTGGAGGCGTGCGGCGCGCTCGAGGGGCTGTGGGCCGCGCCGCGCCCGGGGCCGGCGGCCGACGAGGAGGCGGCGGCCGCGCCGCTGGTGGAGACGATGCTGCGGCGCTCGGCGCGCGGCCTCATGGAGGGCAAGCAGCTGCTGCTGGTGGGCGCCGGCGGCGTCAGCAAGAAGTTCGTGTGGGCGGCGGCGCGCGACTACGGCCTCAAG CTGCATCTGGTGGAGTCGGACCCCAACCACTTTGCGTCCCAGCTGGTGCAGACCTTCATCCACTTTGACGTGACAGAGCACCGGCGAGATGAGGAGAATGCACGGCTGCTGGCGGAGCTGGTGCGGGCACGCGGCCTGCAGCTGGATGGCTGCTTCTCCTACTGGGACGACTGCCTGGTGCTCACGGCCCTGCTCTGCCAGGAACTGGGTCTGCCCTGCAGCCCCCCGGCTGCCATGAGCCTGGCCAAGCAGAAGAGCCGCACCCAACTGCACCTGTTGCGCCGCCACGGCCCCCCCTGGCCGGCGCCCTCCCTCCATGCCGTGCCCTGCTGCCCGCTGAAGAGCGAGGCTGACGTGGAGCAGGCCGCCCGCCAGGTGCCCCTGCCGGGTGTCATGAAGCTGGAGTTCGGGGCAGGTGCTGTGGGCGTGCGCCTGGTGGAGGACATGTCCCAGTGCCAGGAGCACTTTTCTCGGATCGCCCGCGACCTGCAGGGCGAGGCCGACCACCCGGGCATCGGGCTGGGCTGGGGCAATGCCATGCTGCTGATGGAGTTCGTGGAGGGCACCGAGCATGACGTGGACCTGGTGGTGTTTGGCGGGCGGCTGCTGGCCGCCTTTGTCTCCGACAACGGCCCCACACGGCTGCCTGGCTTCACCGAGACGGCGGCCTGCATGCCCACCGGGCTGGCGCCCGAGCAGGAGGCGCAGCTGGTGCAGGCGGCCTTCCGCTGCTGCCTGGGCTGCGGCCTGCTGGACGGCGTCTTCAACGTGGAGCTCAAGCTGACCGGCGTGGGGCCGCGGCTCATCGAGATCAACCCCCGCATGGGCGGCTTCTACCTGCGCGACTGGATCCTGGAGCTCTATGGCGTGGACCTGCTGCTAGCTGCCGCCATGGTGGCCTGCGGCCTGCGGCctgccctgcccgcccgcccgcgtGCCCGCGGCCACCTGGTGGGTGTCATGTGCCTGGTGTCCCAGCACCTGCGCGCGCTGAGTTCCACCGCCAGCCGCGAGGTCCTGCAGGCCCTGCACGACCAGGGCGTGCTGCGCCTCAATCTGTTGGAGGAGGCCCTGGTGCCCGGCGAGTACGAGGAGCCCTACTGCAGCGTGGCCTGTGCCGGGCCCACCCCCGCCGAGGCCCGCCTGCGCCTGCTGGGCCTCTGCCAGGGCCTGGGCATCGACGGGCCCCACTACCCCGTAGCCCATTTCCTGTCCCACTTCAAATAG
- the CARNS1 gene encoding carnosine synthase 1 isoform X2: MLSLDLQGPEWDCPLGSKDLEEEQGPWGGGSGLPPAGCFPGSWRQDVGLDCKGSPEGAAARAWTAYYYSLLQSCLQHAGLPETQDRSQAPRTGCPGAEVTLCVLGSPSTFLPVLLEGGIQSPGNMLLCLSPAWLTKVPAPGHPGEAALLVSKAVSFHPGGLTFLDDFAPPRRATYFLAGLGPGPGRGREAAELARDLACPTGASAELARLLEDRLLTRRLLAQQGGVAVPATLAFTYKPPALLRGEEVSPGLRLVELSGKEGQEALVTEEVGAFLHSEGLGDTLQVAVKLSGWRWRGRQAWRLHPRAELGTVVDTVLALLEKLEEEESVLVEAVCPPARPPFPGSPPPGPELAVRICALVCRTQGDRPLLSKVVCAVGRGDRPLRHQSCLPRTLEVALAQCGLGEAAQAADVRRRVKAAAEAALAAVLALEAGLSAEQRGGRRARTDFLGVDFALTVAGRALTPVALELNGGLCLEACGALEGLWAAPRPGPAADEEAAAAPLVETMLRRSARGLMEGKQLLLVGAGGVSKKFVWAAARDYGLKLHLVESDPNHFASQLVQTFIHFDVTEHRRDEENARLLAELVRARGLQLDGCFSYWDDCLVLTALLCQELGLPCSPPAAMSLAKQKSRTQLHLLRRHGPPWPAPSLHAVPCCPLKSEADVEQAARQVPLPGVMKLEFGAGAVGVRLVEDMSQCQEHFSRIARDLQGEADHPGIGLGWGNAMLLMEFVEGTEHDVDLVVFGGRLLAAFVSDNGPTRLPGFTETAACMPTGLAPEQEAQLVQAAFRCCLGCGLLDGVFNVELKLTGVGPRLIEINPRMGGFYLRDWILELYGVDLLLAAAMVACGLRPALPARPRARGHLVGVMCLVSQHLRALSSTASREVLQALHDQGVLRLNLLEEALVPGEYEEPYCSVACAGPTPAEARLRLLGLCQGLGIDGPHYPVAHFLSHFK; the protein is encoded by the exons ATG CTCTCCCTGGATCTGCAGGGTCCCGAGTGGGACTGCCCCCTGGGCTCCAAGGACCTGGAGGAAGAGCAGGGCCCGTGGGGAGGGGGCTCCGGCCTGCCGCCTGCGGGCTGCTTTCCTGGCTCCTGGCGCCAGGACGTGGGCCTCGACTGCAAGGGTTCGCCCGAGGGCGCCGCGGCCCGGGCCTGGACTGCCTACTACTACAGCCTCCTGCAGAGCTGTCTGCAGCATGCCGGCCTCCCTGAGACCCAGGACCGCAGCCAGGCGCCCCGCACAG GCTGCCCTGGGGCCGAGGTGACCCTGTGCGTCCTGGGATCCCCCAGCACCTTCCTGCCCGTGCTGCTCGAGGGTGGGATCCAGAGCCCTG GAAACATGCTCCTGTGCCTGTCTCCTGCTTGGCTGACGAAGGTGCCAGCCCCTGGGCATCCGGGCGAGGCCGCCCTCCTGGTCTCCAAGGCCGTGAGCTTCCACCCCGGAGGACTGACCTTCCTGGATGACTTTGCCCCCCCTCGCCGTGCCACCTACTTCCTGGCAGGCCTGGGGCCGGGGCCCGGCAGGGGTCGGGAGGCAGCCGAGCTGGCCCGCGACCTGGCCTGCCCCACGGGAGCCTCGGCCGAGCTGGCCCGGCTGCTGGAGGACCGGCTGCTGACCAGGCGGTTGCTGGCCCAGCAGGGTGGCGTGGCCGTGCCAGCTACCCTGGCTTTTACCTACAAGCCGCCGGCGCTGCTGCGGGGCGAGGAGGTCAGCCCGGGACTGCGGCTGGTGGAGCTGAGTGGCAAAGAGGGCCAGGAGGCACTGGTGACGGAGGAAGTAGGGGCCTTTCTGCACTCCGAGGGCCTAGGGGACACCCTGCAG GTGGCCGTGAAGCTCAGCGGGTGGCGCTGGCGGGGGCGGCAGGCCTGGCGTCTGCACCCCCGGGCAGAGCTGGGCACAGTGGTGGACACCGTGCTGGCACTGCTGGAgaagctggaggaggaggagagcgTCCTGGTGGAGGCCGTgtgcccgcccgcccggccgccCTTCCCAG GTAGTCCCCCACCCGGCCCCGAGCTGGCTGTGCGGATCTGTGCCTTGGTGTGTCGCACACAGGGCGACCGGCCTCTGCTGAGCAAG GTGGTGTGCGCCGTGGGCCGCGGGGACCGGCCGCTGCGGCACCAGAGCTGCCTGCCGCGGACGCTGGAGGTGGCGCTGGCGCAGTGCGGCCTGGGCGAGGCGGCGCAGGCGGCGGACGTGCGGCGGCGCGTCAAGGCGGCGGCCGAGGCCGCGCTGGCCGCCGTGCTGGCCCTGGAGGCCGGCCTGAGCGCCGAGCAGCGCGGCGGGCGCCGGGCCCGCACCGACTTCCTCG GCGTGGACTTCGCGCTGACGGTGGCGGGCCGCGCGCTGACGCCCGTGGCCCTGGAGCTGAACGGCGGCCTGTGCCTGGAGGCGTGCGGCGCGCTCGAGGGGCTGTGGGCCGCGCCGCGCCCGGGGCCGGCGGCCGACGAGGAGGCGGCGGCCGCGCCGCTGGTGGAGACGATGCTGCGGCGCTCGGCGCGCGGCCTCATGGAGGGCAAGCAGCTGCTGCTGGTGGGCGCCGGCGGCGTCAGCAAGAAGTTCGTGTGGGCGGCGGCGCGCGACTACGGCCTCAAG CTGCATCTGGTGGAGTCGGACCCCAACCACTTTGCGTCCCAGCTGGTGCAGACCTTCATCCACTTTGACGTGACAGAGCACCGGCGAGATGAGGAGAATGCACGGCTGCTGGCGGAGCTGGTGCGGGCACGCGGCCTGCAGCTGGATGGCTGCTTCTCCTACTGGGACGACTGCCTGGTGCTCACGGCCCTGCTCTGCCAGGAACTGGGTCTGCCCTGCAGCCCCCCGGCTGCCATGAGCCTGGCCAAGCAGAAGAGCCGCACCCAACTGCACCTGTTGCGCCGCCACGGCCCCCCCTGGCCGGCGCCCTCCCTCCATGCCGTGCCCTGCTGCCCGCTGAAGAGCGAGGCTGACGTGGAGCAGGCCGCCCGCCAGGTGCCCCTGCCGGGTGTCATGAAGCTGGAGTTCGGGGCAGGTGCTGTGGGCGTGCGCCTGGTGGAGGACATGTCCCAGTGCCAGGAGCACTTTTCTCGGATCGCCCGCGACCTGCAGGGCGAGGCCGACCACCCGGGCATCGGGCTGGGCTGGGGCAATGCCATGCTGCTGATGGAGTTCGTGGAGGGCACCGAGCATGACGTGGACCTGGTGGTGTTTGGCGGGCGGCTGCTGGCCGCCTTTGTCTCCGACAACGGCCCCACACGGCTGCCTGGCTTCACCGAGACGGCGGCCTGCATGCCCACCGGGCTGGCGCCCGAGCAGGAGGCGCAGCTGGTGCAGGCGGCCTTCCGCTGCTGCCTGGGCTGCGGCCTGCTGGACGGCGTCTTCAACGTGGAGCTCAAGCTGACCGGCGTGGGGCCGCGGCTCATCGAGATCAACCCCCGCATGGGCGGCTTCTACCTGCGCGACTGGATCCTGGAGCTCTATGGCGTGGACCTGCTGCTAGCTGCCGCCATGGTGGCCTGCGGCCTGCGGCctgccctgcccgcccgcccgcgtGCCCGCGGCCACCTGGTGGGTGTCATGTGCCTGGTGTCCCAGCACCTGCGCGCGCTGAGTTCCACCGCCAGCCGCGAGGTCCTGCAGGCCCTGCACGACCAGGGCGTGCTGCGCCTCAATCTGTTGGAGGAGGCCCTGGTGCCCGGCGAGTACGAGGAGCCCTACTGCAGCGTGGCCTGTGCCGGGCCCACCCCCGCCGAGGCCCGCCTGCGCCTGCTGGGCCTCTGCCAGGGCCTGGGCATCGACGGGCCCCACTACCCCGTAGCCCATTTCCTGTCCCACTTCAAATAG
- the TBC1D10C gene encoding carabin, which produces MALGQDLAQPSELQDDSSSLGSDSELSGPGPYRQADRYGFIGGSSAEPGTGQPPADLIRQREMKWVEMTSHWEKTMSRRYKKVKVQCRKGIPSALRARCWPLLCGAHVCQENSPGTYQELASAPGDPQWMETIGRDLHRQFPLHEMFVSPQGHGQQGLQQVLKAYTLYRPEQGYCQAQGPVAAVLLMHLPPEEAFWCLVQICEVYLPGYYGPHMEAVRLDAEVFAALLRRLLPRVHKHLQQVGVGPLLYLPEWFLCLFARSLPFPTVLRVWDAFLSEGAKVLFRAGLTLVRLALGTAEQRLACPGLLETLGALRAIPPTQLQEEVFMSQVHSVALSERDLQREIRTQLGQLPESASGPAPRPQARLPGAQAIFEAQQLAGARGGARPGPEVPRIVVQPPEEPRPPRRKPQTRGKTFHGLLTRARGPPIEGPPRPHRGSSFLDTRF; this is translated from the exons ATGGCCCTGGGGCAGGACCTGGCACAGCCCTCCGAGCTGCAGGATGACTCCAGCTCTTTGGGGTCCGACTCGGAGCTGAGCGGGCCCGGCCCGTACCGCCAGGCTGACCGCTATGGCTTCATTGGGGGCAGCTCGGCGGAGCCAGG TACGGGTCAGCCGCCTGCCGACCTCATCCGCCAGCGGGAGATGAAGTGGGTGGAGATGACCTCACACTGGGAGAAAACGATGTCGCGGCGGTACAAGAAG GTAAAGGTGCAGTGTCGGAAAGGTATCCCCTCGGCCCTGCGGGCCCGGTGCTGGCCCCTGCTGTGCGGGGCCCACGTGTGTCAGGAGAACAGCCCTGGCACCTATCAG GAGCTGGCCTCGGCCCCCGGAGATCCACAGTGGATGGAGACCATTGGCAGGGACTTGCACCGCCAGTTCCCCCTGCACGAGATGTTTGTGTCACCCCAAGGTCACGG GCAGCAGGGGCTCCAGCAGGTTCTTAAGGCCTACACCCTGTATCGGCCAGAACAGGGGTACTGCCAGGCCCAGGGCCCCGTGGCCGCCGTGCTGCTCATGCACCTGCCCCCGGAG GAGGCCTTTTGGTGCCTGGTGCAGATCTGCGAGGTCTACCTCCCCGGCTACTATGGGCCCCACATG GAGGCTGTGCGGCTGGACGCCGAGGTGTTCGCGGCGCTGCTGCGGCGCCTCCTCCCGCGTGTGCACAAGCACCTGCAGCAGGTGGGCGTCGGGCCCCTGCTCTACCTGCCTGAGTGGTTCCTGTGCCTCTTCGCCCgctccctgcccttccccacGGTGCTGCGTGTCTGGGACGCCTTCCTCAGCGAGG GCGCGAAGGTGCTCTTCCGGGCGGGGCTGACGCTGGTGCGCCTGGCCCTGGGCACTGCGGAACAGCGCCTGGCCTGCCCCGGGCTCCTGGAGACGCTCGGCGCCCTTCGGGCCATCCCCCCCACCCAGCTGCAGGAGGAGGTCTTCATGTCCCAG GTGCACAGCGTGGCCCTGTCCGAGCGGGACCTGCAGCGCGAGATCAGGACCCAGCTGGGGCAGCTGCCCGAGTCCGCGTCCGGGCCAGCCCCTCGCCCGCAGGCCCGCCTTCCTGGGGCCCAAGCCATCTTCGAGGCCCAGCAGCTGGCAGGGGCGCGGGGAGGCGCCAGGCCCGGCCCCGAAGTGCCCCGCATCGTGGTGCAGCCCCCGGAGGAGCCCAGGCCGCCCCGGCGCAAGCCCCAGACCCGAGGCAAGACTTTCCACGGGCTCCTGACGCGGGCCCGGGGCCCGCCTATCGAGGGCCCCCCCAGGCCCCATCGAGGCTCCTCCTTCCTGGACACCCGCTTCTGA